tatacatTATATGATTAATGTTATATCTTTATATTTCGCTCGGTCTTCTgaccctctctctccattAAGGTGAAGAGCGTTGTGGTAGAGTGGTATGGAGAATGAATGAACCTATTCACCAGACAAAATATCTGTCTAGGTTGGGGGCATACCCATTATCATCGTTTCAATGTCAAGCCTACCATTGTAACTATCATATATAGAGAGTTAAGTGGTTTATAAACATGGTATATCCACCGTAGAAAATTTTTATACACAGGGCAAATAATCAATCCATTCCGTTAAAGGAATCTCGAAATAAGCAGTATAACTCGATATCCACTGCATTCCAGCATTTTGAGTGGTCACCAATGTTCTACCACTTCTCCAGCTTACATAAGGTAGTAGTTCTGGTGTTTCATGATTCATTTAAACAAGACAACCTACCTTAACCGTAAGCTTACAAGAGTCTCTACACAGATCACTAAGCTTGTTATACAACCTCTAAACGCAGTGTCCTTTGACAGAACAAGTTCATTGCTTTTGAACAGAACTTCCAGCATTTTATTTACATTGATGATGCTTCGCCCCACACAGCAGACCGTGGCAATCAAAGGATGTCTATGTACTCCAGGTTTTCCTTCAGATGCTACTGGTCTGAGTATTCCTATATTCCATACCAAGATCAAGGGCGACTCGGCATGACTCAGACGAGAGATTCGACAACAATAGCGCTagcaccacctcctccattACAAATCCCGGCACAACCAATCTTACCCTTTCTCGCTTTCAATACACCGAGCAATGTAGTCAAGATACGAGCACCGCTGGCGCCGATAGGATGACCGATAGCCACTGCACCACCATGGATGTTGACTTTATCTTCAGCCAACCCCAGGAGTTTCATATTGGCCAGAGCAACTACGCTGAACGCTTCGTTAATCTCGAACGCATCAACAGCATCCTGAGCCACACCTGCATGGCTGAGGGCCTTGGGAATTGCTAGAGCTGGGGCAGTTGTGAATTTGCTTGGCTGCTGGGCGGCATCTCCCCAGCCAAGAATCTTTGCAACAGGCTTTAGGTTAAGCTCTTTCAGTTTAGCTTCTGAGACGAGGataacagcagcagcaccgtCGTTAAGAGGTGAGGAATTCGGGGCTGTGACCGTGCCGGATCCGGGGATAAATGCAGGCTTGATAGCTCGAAGCTTATCCGGGTTAAGCTACGCAATGAGTATATTAGCAGTGGCCGACGACTTAAAAAATCTGTAGAAAGTAATATCTTCCTCACATTCTTTGGTTCTTCGTCTTGTGACACAGTCACACCTGGCTTGCCCCTAAAGCCAGGAAGTTCAATAGGCGCAATTTCTTCGTCAAAAAGGCCAGCCTTTTGAGCCGCCTGTGCTTTTTCGTAAGTGCGAATGGCATAATCATCCTGTTGTTCCCTGCTAAAGCCATGATCCTGAGCACACTCCTCGGCTTGCAAGCCCATGAGTTCCTGCTTTCCTGCGTCTGTCAAGCCATCCTTCATAATACCGTCCACCAGACTCTGGTTGCCGTATTTCGCACCGACGCGAAGGT
This window of the Aspergillus oryzae RIB40 DNA, chromosome 8 genome carries:
- the erg10B gene encoding acetyl-CoA C-acetyltransferase (acetyl-CoA acetyltransferase), producing MSSLPPVYIVSSARTPVGSFLGSLSSLTAPQLGSHAIKAALSKADGIKPSDIQEVFFGNVISANVGQNPARQCALGAGLNESTVCTTVNKVCASGLKAVILGAQTIMTGNADIVVAGGAESMSNAPHYLPNLRVGAKYGNQSLVDGIMKDGLTDAGKQELMGLQAEECAQDHGFSREQQDDYAIRTYEKAQAAQKAGLFDEEIAPIELPGFRGKPGVTVSQDEEPKNLNPDKLRAIKPAFIPGSGTVTAPNSSPLNDGAAAVILVSEAKLKELNLKPVAKILGWGDAAQQPSKFTTAPALAIPKALSHAGVAQDAVDAFEINEAFSVVALANMKLLGLAEDKVNIHGGAVAIGHPIGASGARILTTLLGVLKARKGKIGCAGICNGGGGASAIVVESLV